The genomic window AATCTCTTAATTAATATATTCAGAATATGAGTAAAAGGTTAATGCTTTTGTTAAGCAAATTATAATAAAATAGGGTAAAACAGGGGACGGTTCTTTGTTTCACTTTGCAAAGTGAAACAAAGAACCGTCCCCTGTTTCATCTAATTCATTTTCTTACTTTTTTAATTTTCTCCAATACTTTCTCACGGTTTTAAAAATACTATCATCTTGTAGAACCATATAGCGTTCAGCATGGTATTCGGGGACTGGTATAATACCTAGTTTTTCGCGGGCAGATCTGTAGATTGATACTTGTTTATATTTATTATCTCTTAATAACTCAATATTAATATTAGTATAGCTTCTCTCTAGTAAGGCCTCTAAAATATATCTATTTTCTACAAGTTCACCATTTAACTTAACTATAACATCTCCACTTCTAACACCTGCATTATAAGCTAAACTATTAGGAAGTACATCTAGTAATTTTACTCCATAAGGTGATTTTACATAAATAGGCTTGCGATTTACTTCTTCTCTCATTCCAAGCCAAATTATAAATTCGTGTCCTAAGGGTCCAAATAATGCAGCTAATAAAATAAATGGTGCATAATCAGAGGCTATTATAGCTAGCAACAATAATATGAGACTATAGCCAAATAAATTTAACGCAGACTTTCTAGCCGCTTGGCGCGGTGTTCTAGTAGTAGCTATTTCTCCATAGCCCAAAACTGCAACAACAGGTATAAGGGTAAAAACTTGATTTTTTATTGTACTAGGTCCTTCTAATAATGGCCACCAATCTGGCATAGCTAAACCACCTGCGGCCCCAGGCTCAACAACTCCTCCCATTCCAATAAGAGCTATTAAAGGTAGTGGCCAAAACTTTTGCAGGTTAAAACCACCTCTAAACTCATCATTTTTTTTCGCATATACCGGTACTGGGTTTAAATGTCCATTAAGCAAAATCAACAAGCTTTCAACCATATGAAGTACTGCTATAAGTCCCATGAGTTGAGGTACATTAACCTCTGGAAAACCAAATAAAATATTAGAAATTGCTAATATACCACCTGCATAAGCAAAGCATAAAAACCTAGGATTTATACTCATTAATAAAAGAGCAATAACCCACAAATATAATATTCCTATGCCAGTTAAATCTATACCTAGTAAAACTAGCAGTATACTACCAAATATTCCACCTAATAATCCAAATAATGTTGAAACAAATGCAGAACGCACATAAATATTATACTCTACATTAAGTATTCTATCGGAAATCTGATATATTTTTCGGTATTGCCACAAAACAAGAATAAAGATGAGAAAATAAATAGAAAGATAAAGAGGTGATTTGAAAGTTTCTAGCATGCTTTGTGCCATCATTGTTAATACTGCAGCAAAAAATTCCAACTTTTCACCCCCGCTAATTTGCATGTGAATTAAATGAAGGAAGCATAGGGACGGTTCTTTTGCTTCCTAAAAAGGAAGCAAAAGAACCGTCCCTATGCTTCCTTCGCGCTTCCTGCCTCCGTGCACTATGTCACTATGCACTATGTCACTATATAGCTTTATTATAAAAGTTGTTGTTTTAGAACTTCTTTAGCTCTTTTTAGTTGTAGATCTTCTTCAGCAGTATTTTCTACTTGATAATCTGGGTTTATACCAATTTCATGTATGTCAGTTCCTTTAGGAGTATAGTATTTTTGAGTAGTTAGCTTTAAAGCACCACCATCATTTAAAGGATAAACTTTTTGAACCAATCCTTTGCCAAATGTATTTTCTCCAACTAACACTGCACGTCCATTATCCTGTAATGCTCCTGCTAAAATCTCTGATGCACTAGCACTATTTTGATTAACTAAAACAACCATTGGAATATCAGTATTATTACCTGGTGCAGCACGAAAAACTTCTTTTTGACCAGTTGCACCTGCTACACTAACGACCTCATCTCCATCAAGAAAATAATCACTTATATAAATAGCAGAATCAAAATCTCCCCCACCATTATTTCTTAAATCTAGGATCAAACCATCTATTTGATCTTCACCTAATCCATTAATACTCTCTGCCATTTCTTGGGGTGACCTTGAATGAAATTGATTAAGATGTATATAGCCTATTTTAGGCACATCATGTATAATATCATCCTCTACAGAAGGTACATTTATAATTTCTCGCACTATCTTAAATGTATATTCTTCCGAATCTTCTGGGCGGAAAATCTCAATTTCCACCTGAGTACCCGGATCTCCTCTCATTAAAGCTACTGCCTGATCTTGAGTCATGTTTTGAGTAGTTTCCCCATTAATACCAATTATAATATCCCCATTTTGTATACCTGCTTCAGCTGCAGGGGTACCTTTAATAGGTGAAACAACTGTTAAGTGCCCTTCATCTGGATCTTGCAGTAAATAAATCCCGATACCGCCAAACTTAGCATCAAGCTTTATATTCAGTTCTTCCCACTTTTCTTGACTTAGATATTGAGAGTACGGATCTTCTAAGGATTCTACAATCCCTATTGTAGAGCCTTGAATCATTTGACTAAACTCAATATCATAAAGTGACTGGGTTTTAATTAATCCCACAACACTTAATAAAGTTCCAAACCCCACTAGATTGGTTATTAATAATAAAATCAATCCAAAAAAACTAAGAACTCCAAATGCTGAGAAAAATATATTTACACCTTTTAAAAATTTGTTATCTTTCAATATACGCACCACCATAATTTATTGTATTATCTATGCATACTTAATATGTTACCGTAATCGCAGTATTAACACAAAGAATTTTTTTATACTTTTCTTTTTCTACTCTTTTATTATTTGTTTGTATTAAAAAAAGAACTGGAACTAATTCAAATATTATCTCCAGCTCTTTTAATTTTTAGTAATATTTTTTAGTACAAATAAGGAATTGGGTCAACATGACTTCCGTTTTGCCTAACTTCAAAGTGTAAATGAGGCCCTGTAGACATTCCGGTTGATCCTACTTTTCCTATAAGCTGTCCCTTAGAAACTAGCTGGCCATCACTCACTAATAACTGGCTTTGATGAGCATATAATGTTGAAATTCCACCACCATGGTCTATAATAATTGTTTGACCATAACCACCTTGCCAACCAGAGTAAATAACTCTTCCATCATCTGCTGCAACTATATCAACACCTTGTGGTGCACCTATATCTATTCCTGTATGCATCCTATTAGTACCTAATACCGGATGAAATCTTTGACCATATGGTGAAGTAATATGAGTCCATCCTGGGGTAGGCCAAGTCATTATTCCTGTCCCTAGTACATCGTCCCCCTGTACACTTCTTATCATTTGCTCTAACTGGCGTGATGTTGCTTCTAATTCTTCTATTACTTTTTCATAATTTTCTCTCTCACTTTGAACACTACCCAAAAGGTTTTTCTTTTCATCAGCCTGAATAGCTAACATCTCTTTTCTCGCTTCTTGTTCATTTTGTATTCGCACTAACTCATTACGCTGGACTTCCATATCTGCTTTACGCATATTAAGTTCATTTTGCTTTTTGTTTATAGTTTCAATAAGTTTAGAATCCTGTTCAATTATTCTATTTAACATATCATAGCGAGTTAAAAAATCCTTTAAATCACTAGCATTTAATAAAACCTCTAAATAAGAAATATCTCCACGTTCATAAAGAAACACCAAACGTTCGTTTAGATACTCTGTTTGTTCCTCTAATTCCTCTTCAAGCAGTTCTATTTCTTCCTCAGTTTTAACAATACTTTCTTTAATGTGTTCTATTCTACTTTCAACTCTGCGCAATTCATTTTCAGTACTCATAATTTCCTGCTCAATTCTTTGAATCTGCCCAGTAATAGTGCTTTCCTCTTGTAAAATAGATTCTAATTGACTCTGCTGCTGTTGTATCTGTCGGCTGACGTCACGGAGCTCTCGTTGTTTTTGTTCTATATCATCAGCATAAACCGGCAATATAACAGTCATCATGAAACAAACCATTAACAATATTGAAAATATCTTTTTCGTTCTCTCCACTCCTACTTTCCTCCCATAAATTG from Candidatus Syntrophocurvum alkaliphilum includes these protein-coding regions:
- a CDS encoding PDZ domain-containing protein — protein: MEFFAAVLTMMAQSMLETFKSPLYLSIYFLIFILVLWQYRKIYQISDRILNVEYNIYVRSAFVSTLFGLLGGIFGSILLVLLGIDLTGIGILYLWVIALLLMSINPRFLCFAYAGGILAISNILFGFPEVNVPQLMGLIAVLHMVESLLILLNGHLNPVPVYAKKNDEFRGGFNLQKFWPLPLIALIGMGGVVEPGAAGGLAMPDWWPLLEGPSTIKNQVFTLIPVVAVLGYGEIATTRTPRQAARKSALNLFGYSLILLLLAIIASDYAPFILLAALFGPLGHEFIIWLGMREEVNRKPIYVKSPYGVKLLDVLPNSLAYNAGVRSGDVIVKLNGELVENRYILEALLERSYTNINIELLRDNKYKQVSIYRSAREKLGIIPVPEYHAERYMVLQDDSIFKTVRKYWRKLKK
- a CDS encoding murein hydrolase activator EnvC family protein — protein: MERTKKIFSILLMVCFMMTVILPVYADDIEQKQRELRDVSRQIQQQQSQLESILQEESTITGQIQRIEQEIMSTENELRRVESRIEHIKESIVKTEEEIELLEEELEEQTEYLNERLVFLYERGDISYLEVLLNASDLKDFLTRYDMLNRIIEQDSKLIETINKKQNELNMRKADMEVQRNELVRIQNEQEARKEMLAIQADEKKNLLGSVQSERENYEKVIEELEATSRQLEQMIRSVQGDDVLGTGIMTWPTPGWTHITSPYGQRFHPVLGTNRMHTGIDIGAPQGVDIVAADDGRVIYSGWQGGYGQTIIIDHGGGISTLYAHQSQLLVSDGQLVSKGQLIGKVGSTGMSTGPHLHFEVRQNGSHVDPIPYLY
- a CDS encoding S41 family peptidase, which produces MRILKDNKFLKGVNIFFSAFGVLSFFGLILLLITNLVGFGTLLSVVGLIKTQSLYDIEFSQMIQGSTIGIVESLEDPYSQYLSQEKWEELNIKLDAKFGGIGIYLLQDPDEGHLTVVSPIKGTPAAEAGIQNGDIIIGINGETTQNMTQDQAVALMRGDPGTQVEIEIFRPEDSEEYTFKIVREIINVPSVEDDIIHDVPKIGYIHLNQFHSRSPQEMAESINGLGEDQIDGLILDLRNNGGGDFDSAIYISDYFLDGDEVVSVAGATGQKEVFRAAPGNNTDIPMVVLVNQNSASASEILAGALQDNGRAVLVGENTFGKGLVQKVYPLNDGGALKLTTQKYYTPKGTDIHEIGINPDYQVENTAEEDLQLKRAKEVLKQQLL